GTTGTTCCCGTATCTCCACCATTCTTCATGAGTGTATCCACCACCTTGCTGCAGAAAAATTTCTCTCCTTTGGCCGTGGCATGAATGGCGTCCAGGATCTCTTCTCTTGAACATCTTTTCAGGATATGCCCTGTAACACCGGCATCAATGGCATCCTGAATCCTGAATTTTGTCTGATCCGGCGTAATGGCCAGAAAGTATGTGTTCGGCTCAAGGTTCCGAAGCCCGGTGATATCATCAAGGGTGAAAGCATCATCATCGTAATTGATGATCACTACCTCAGGGTGATGAATCAGGGTGTGCTTGTACAACTCCTGTTTGGTGGAAGCCTCCGCCACCACCTGAATGCTCTCTTCTTCATTGATCAGTGATGCCAACCCTTTTCGGGTCAGAAACTGATCATCTGCAAGAATCACTTGTATGGCGGTGGACTGCGACAAAGCTATTTAGAATGATTTTAAATAAGGACAAAAATAGGAAAAAGTTTAAGGTTTAGGGATCAGGGTTTAAGGTTTAAGGTTTAAGGTTTAAGGTTTAAGGTTTAAGGTTTAAGGTTTAAGGTTGGAGGTTTAAGGTTGGCTGAAGCATTATGCATTTCGTTTTGATCCGTATTTACAGTATTCCCGGATGCCACAGGTGTTGCAGGCAGGGTTTCGTGCGGTGCATACGTAACGTCCGTGAAGTATGAGCCAGTGGTGGGCGACCGGTAATAAATGTTCGGGAATATATTTTACCAGCTGCTTCTCGGTTTCAAGGGGTGTTTTTGCATTTGTAGTAAGACCGATGCGGGCCGATACCCTGAAAACATGCGTGTCCACCGCCATGGCCGGTTTGTTGTATACAACAGATGCTATGACATTGGCGGTTTTTCTCCCGACCCCCGGGAGCTTCTGCAGATCCTTTATGTCTGAAGGGACCTTGCCGCCGAAATCATCTACGAGCATTTTTGCCATACCTACCAGATGTTTTGATTTGTTGTTGGGGTATGAGATGCTCCGGATAT
The sequence above is a segment of the Flavobacteriales bacterium genome. Coding sequences within it:
- a CDS encoding response regulator transcription factor, whose translation is MSQSTAIQVILADDQFLTRKGLASLINEEESIQVVAEASTKQELYKHTLIHHPEVVIINYDDDAFTLDDITGLRNLEPNTYFLAITPDQTKFRIQDAIDAGVTGHILKRCSREEILDAIHATAKGEKFFCSKVVDTLMKNGGDTGTTRASEVTCDPVNLSERELEIIRMVADGLTNKEIADKLFISAHTVTTHRKNIMAKLELNNTAGLVMYAVKSGIVATGTE
- the nth gene encoding endonuclease III, with product MTKKERYEKILDYFSKHNPDAETELQYQDPFSLLVAVILSAQCTDKRVNMVTPDLLKDYPTPQSMGRVDAETIFPYIRSISYPNNKSKHLVGMAKMLVDDFGGKVPSDIKDLQKLPGVGRKTANVIASVVYNKPAMAVDTHVFRVSARIGLTTNAKTPLETEKQLVKYIPEHLLPVAHHWLILHGRYVCTARNPACNTCGIREYCKYGSKRNA